In Iodobacter fluviatilis, one DNA window encodes the following:
- a CDS encoding LysE family translocator, which produces MSMPIWLTFIATTFFISATPGPNMLLMLSHGTRYGWQATLATMSGALAGLCLLFALSAFGMATILATSATLFLIFKLAGAVYLIYLGWQCFKAGNNLEMPNASADSAARRFRLGLTVALSNPKAILFAGAFLPQFINTAQPQAGQWAILLGSFFIIEAGWQVAYAAGGARLGNWLQGPNRIKRFNQGCGAAFFAVGGLLATAQR; this is translated from the coding sequence ATGAGTATGCCCATCTGGCTCACCTTTATTGCCACCACTTTTTTTATTTCGGCCACACCCGGCCCGAATATGCTGCTGATGCTGTCGCACGGCACACGTTATGGCTGGCAGGCGACGCTGGCGACCATGAGTGGTGCACTAGCAGGTTTGTGTTTATTGTTTGCGCTCTCGGCCTTTGGTATGGCCACTATTCTGGCGACATCTGCCACGCTGTTTTTGATTTTTAAATTAGCCGGTGCGGTGTATTTAATTTATTTGGGCTGGCAATGTTTTAAAGCCGGAAACAACTTAGAAATGCCCAATGCTTCTGCCGATTCTGCAGCAAGGCGCTTTCGTCTGGGATTAACTGTGGCGCTATCAAACCCTAAGGCTATTTTATTTGCCGGTGCTTTTTTGCCGCAATTTATCAACACCGCACAACCGCAAGCGGGGCAATGGGCTATTTTGCTGGGCAGCTTTTTTATCATCGAAGCAGGCTGGCAAGTGGCCTACGCAGCAGGCGGCGCAAGGCTGGGCAACTGGCTGCAAGGCCCAAACCGCATCAAGCGCTTTAACCAAGGCTGCGGTGCGGCTTTCTTTGCCGTGGGTGGATTACTGGCAACGGCGCAGCGCTGA
- the argB gene encoding acetylglutamate kinase yields the protein MTTITPQEKAEILSEALPYIQRFFDKTIVIKYGGNAMTEPELKEGFASDVVLLKLVGMNPVVVHGGGPQINELLDRIGKKGEFIQGMRVTDAETMDVVEMVLGGHVNKEIVSLINKHGGKAVGLTGQDGHFIKARKMFLKDSTDELLDIGQVGEIESIDPTIVAHLDAGDFIPVIAPIGVDRNGESYNINADLVAGKLAEVLHAEKLIMMTNTPGVLDKEGNLLTKLSAQRIDELFADGTISGGMLPKISSALDAAKSGVNAVHIIDGRVKHALLLEVLTEQGVGTMIRAK from the coding sequence ATGACCACGATTACCCCGCAAGAAAAAGCCGAAATTCTTTCGGAAGCCTTGCCTTATATTCAGCGTTTTTTTGATAAGACCATCGTCATCAAATACGGTGGTAATGCGATGACCGAACCCGAGTTAAAAGAAGGGTTTGCCAGCGATGTGGTGCTGCTTAAATTAGTGGGCATGAACCCCGTTGTGGTACACGGTGGTGGCCCGCAAATTAATGAATTGCTTGATCGTATCGGCAAAAAAGGGGAGTTCATCCAAGGCATGCGTGTCACCGATGCCGAAACCATGGATGTGGTTGAAATGGTCTTGGGTGGCCACGTCAACAAAGAAATTGTTTCCCTGATTAATAAGCATGGCGGTAAGGCTGTTGGTTTAACCGGCCAGGACGGGCACTTTATTAAAGCCCGCAAAATGTTTTTGAAAGACAGTACGGATGAGCTGCTGGATATTGGCCAGGTAGGGGAAATCGAATCGATCGATCCAACCATCGTGGCCCACCTTGATGCGGGCGATTTTATCCCTGTGATCGCGCCGATTGGCGTGGACAGAAATGGCGAAAGCTATAATATCAATGCTGATCTGGTGGCAGGCAAGCTGGCAGAAGTGCTGCACGCTGAAAAACTGATCATGATGACCAATACCCCTGGCGTACTCGATAAGGAAGGCAATCTGCTTACGAAGCTATCTGCTCAACGTATCGACGAGCTGTTTGCAGATGGTACGATTTCTGGTGGTATGTTGCCAAAAATCTCTTCTGCGCTGGATGCGGCCAAGAGTGGCGTGAACGCGGTGCATATTATTGATGGCCGTGTAAAACATGCACTGCTGTTGGAAGTGCTGACCGAGCAGGGCGTGGGCACGATGATTCGCGCTAAATAA
- a CDS encoding IS481 family transposase, whose protein sequence is MPWMPVNIMSIRSEFVLLTLQDNCNFKALCQRFGISTKTGYKWRQRYLDTPQEGFQDRSRRPKSSPTLTTAEIEALVVDLRQKHPVWGGRKRHRRLLELGHVDVPAPSTITNILHRHGLICAKASEQAQHWLRFEHDQPNALWQIDFKGNFNTAQQMCFPLTLLDDHSRFNLTLTACGQTTAAIVQTHLTDVFLRYGLPARINADNGSPWGSPSDASHGISQLSIWLIRLGIHVSHSRPGHPQTNGKEERFHRTLKAEVLNGRAFRDLAHVQHAFNDWRTVYNEQRPHEALGLATPITRYKPSLIAMPSALPEIEYGPNDQVITVGWGGEVKLQNHKFKVSSALHRLPIALRADSLNDGVFDLYFCHQHFGRIDLNTLQLNN, encoded by the coding sequence ATGCCTTGGATGCCCGTGAATATCATGTCTATTCGCTCAGAATTTGTACTCCTTACACTGCAAGATAACTGTAATTTTAAAGCGCTTTGCCAGCGTTTCGGCATCTCAACTAAAACAGGTTACAAGTGGCGGCAGCGCTATCTGGATACCCCCCAAGAAGGTTTTCAAGATCGATCTCGCCGCCCCAAATCATCGCCAACACTGACCACCGCAGAGATTGAAGCCCTCGTTGTAGACCTGCGCCAGAAGCACCCTGTTTGGGGAGGGCGCAAACGCCATCGAAGGCTGTTGGAGCTGGGGCATGTGGATGTTCCTGCGCCAAGCACCATCACCAATATTCTGCATCGCCATGGCTTAATTTGCGCCAAGGCGAGTGAGCAAGCCCAACACTGGCTACGTTTTGAGCATGATCAGCCGAATGCTTTATGGCAGATCGACTTCAAAGGGAACTTCAATACGGCTCAGCAAATGTGCTTTCCCCTCACTTTATTGGACGACCATTCTCGCTTTAATCTCACCTTAACTGCTTGTGGTCAAACCACGGCAGCCATTGTCCAGACTCACTTAACGGATGTATTTCTTCGCTATGGCTTGCCTGCTCGTATCAACGCTGACAACGGTTCTCCATGGGGAAGCCCCAGTGATGCCAGCCATGGCATCAGCCAGTTATCTATCTGGCTGATCCGCTTGGGTATCCATGTTAGCCATAGCCGCCCAGGGCATCCGCAAACCAATGGCAAAGAAGAGCGCTTTCATCGCACGCTAAAAGCAGAAGTATTAAATGGCCGGGCATTTCGCGATTTAGCCCATGTTCAGCATGCATTTAACGACTGGCGCACGGTCTATAACGAGCAGCGCCCGCATGAAGCCTTAGGGCTAGCCACACCGATTACCCGCTATAAACCGAGCTTAATTGCCATGCCTTCTGCTTTGCCTGAAATTGAATACGGCCCCAACGATCAAGTCATTACTGTGGGTTGGGGCGGCGAAGTAAAATTACAAAATCATAAATTTAAAGTGTCTAGTGCCTTACATCGTTTACCTATTGCACTGCGTGCAGATAGTCTGAACGACGGGGTGTTTGACCTCTATTTTTGCCATCAGCACTTCGGAAGAATCGATTTGAATACCTTGCAGTTAAACAACTAA
- a CDS encoding CBS domain-containing protein produces MKTARQLLAEKAIDNILSVTPQASVYQALQVLAEKNIGALLVMEENHLVGIFSERDYARKVILMGKTSAGTPVSEIMTRKLLCVPPTATVDECMAIMSEKRIRHLPVLDGDKVLGVLSIGDLVREIIEEQKFTIAQLEHYIHS; encoded by the coding sequence ATGAAAACAGCACGCCAGCTGCTCGCAGAAAAAGCCATAGATAATATTTTGTCAGTTACTCCGCAAGCTTCGGTCTATCAGGCTTTACAGGTGCTTGCAGAAAAAAATATTGGTGCATTGCTGGTGATGGAAGAAAACCATCTGGTTGGGATCTTTTCAGAGCGTGATTACGCCAGAAAAGTGATTTTGATGGGTAAAACGTCGGCAGGAACGCCGGTATCAGAAATTATGACGCGTAAATTACTCTGTGTGCCGCCAACGGCTACCGTTGACGAATGTATGGCCATCATGAGTGAAAAGCGTATTCGCCACTTACCCGTTTTAGATGGTGACAAAGTATTAGGTGTGTTATCGATTGGTGATCTGGTCCGGGAAATTATCGAAGAGCAAAAATTTACGATTGCCCAGCTGGAGCACTATATCCATTCCTGA
- a CDS encoding EAL domain-containing protein: MASLPFFNSLRTRLIVVSTLVQCTILAILLLNTSRIWSEMATHATEVRVQELSRLLNAAFATPLSTGNLAQAADLLEGIRTAEGIDYIILLNNKKQIIAARGWDIAHPLPPVDKLSLEKNLPALIHAATPIEFAGEPYGELRFGISTEIMRGGVNQLLMQNAITMVVGILLSALMMGLFGIWLSRHIHRLIKAAENAAQGNYNNVAPIPHGQDEISQLTRRFNEMTSLIKERIDSLVMNEEKFHTIANYTHSTELWLSPEEGRLVWINDSVTRLSGYSVNECMLLGDFPLSLTMPEERSRVTETLKQALEHRSVIQDFEFRAVRRDGQPFWASVSWQPIYDSNENYLGLRASIRDNSELKEDRLSLRKAVIELRQIQSLGQSYLSRAESERARLTALLSAMRFGVLFVDNDNRVVFHNPAFCDLWGLGPGNQLPGKPIGQILQIAENRPALGDIIANYLEELALSDDKVDFGELSMNDGRVITQHGFRVLDSQGTANGRMWIYEDVTQQRELSEHMIKLAERDALTGLYNRHRFQQELDRMVSEADRKQSAMALVFFDLDEFKHVNDTFGHGVGDDLLKCIAQTIGTQVRRHEVFSRLGGDEFAILVPDCNEFEVSKLAERIVSSISQIPFTVEGHVLRPSSSVGVALFPNHASNSLELVAHADSAMYQAKSAGKSTWRMYRQDADPSRSAITRLSWKDRITEALENNGLELHFQGIYYPRTRKLAHLEALVRMKDMQKPDEIIMPGLFIPHAEKTGKIIDIDRWVIRTTIELLGKKANIPSIAINISGRSFDEPEMPEYISQQLKLHKVNPARLLVELTETAAVSDIRDAERFIDALRATGCTVCLDDFGTGFASFAYLKQLKADVLKIDGFFIKDLISDHDSQVFVRGMVSMAHEMGKTTIAEFVENEAIFNMLIELGIDQVQGYYLDKPMKDHPGLNII; this comes from the coding sequence ATGGCATCGCTTCCGTTTTTTAATTCGCTTCGCACACGTTTAATCGTGGTCAGCACGCTGGTGCAATGTACGATTTTAGCCATTCTTCTACTCAATACCTCGAGAATATGGTCAGAAATGGCCACACACGCCACCGAAGTGCGTGTTCAAGAATTATCCCGCCTGCTAAATGCAGCTTTTGCCACGCCTTTATCCACAGGCAATCTGGCCCAGGCCGCTGATTTACTGGAAGGTATTCGCACGGCAGAAGGCATTGATTACATTATTCTGCTCAATAATAAAAAACAAATCATTGCCGCAAGAGGCTGGGATATTGCTCACCCGCTGCCCCCTGTTGATAAACTATCACTGGAAAAAAACCTGCCTGCGCTCATCCATGCGGCCACCCCGATTGAATTTGCTGGCGAGCCCTATGGCGAATTGCGCTTTGGTATTTCCACCGAGATTATGCGCGGTGGAGTCAATCAATTACTGATGCAAAACGCCATTACCATGGTGGTGGGCATTTTACTTTCCGCACTGATGATGGGGCTTTTTGGCATTTGGCTCAGCCGCCATATTCACCGGCTGATTAAAGCCGCAGAAAACGCAGCCCAAGGTAATTACAATAATGTTGCCCCCATCCCGCACGGGCAAGACGAAATCAGCCAGCTTACCCGTCGCTTTAATGAAATGACCAGTTTAATTAAAGAGCGGATCGATTCGCTGGTCATGAATGAAGAGAAATTCCATACCATTGCCAACTACACCCACAGTACCGAGCTATGGCTATCCCCCGAGGAAGGCCGGCTGGTATGGATTAATGATTCGGTGACCCGGCTTTCCGGCTACTCAGTGAATGAATGCATGCTGCTGGGTGATTTTCCTTTATCGCTCACCATGCCGGAAGAGCGCTCCCGCGTTACAGAAACGCTTAAACAGGCACTTGAGCACCGCAGCGTGATCCAAGATTTTGAATTCAGAGCCGTTCGCCGGGATGGCCAGCCATTCTGGGCCTCGGTATCCTGGCAGCCGATTTACGATTCCAATGAAAATTATTTAGGCCTGCGCGCCAGTATCCGTGATAACAGCGAGCTAAAAGAAGACCGGTTGTCACTGCGCAAAGCCGTGATCGAACTGCGCCAGATTCAATCACTAGGGCAAAGCTATTTATCCCGTGCGGAGTCTGAGCGTGCACGGCTGACCGCCTTACTCTCCGCCATGCGCTTTGGTGTGCTGTTTGTCGATAACGACAACCGTGTGGTGTTTCATAACCCGGCTTTCTGTGATTTATGGGGGCTGGGGCCCGGTAATCAGCTGCCCGGCAAGCCCATTGGGCAGATTCTGCAAATCGCAGAAAACCGCCCTGCACTTGGCGATATTATTGCCAATTATCTGGAAGAGCTGGCGCTATCAGACGATAAAGTCGATTTTGGCGAGCTCAGCATGAACGATGGCCGGGTCATTACCCAGCATGGCTTCAGGGTACTGGACAGCCAAGGCACGGCGAATGGCCGGATGTGGATTTACGAAGATGTGACCCAGCAGCGCGAGCTGTCCGAGCATATGATCAAGCTGGCCGAGCGCGACGCCCTCACTGGCCTCTATAACCGCCATCGCTTTCAGCAGGAGCTGGATCGCATGGTATCCGAAGCCGATCGCAAACAAAGCGCCATGGCCTTGGTTTTCTTTGATCTGGACGAGTTTAAACACGTCAACGACACCTTTGGACACGGCGTGGGTGATGATTTACTGAAATGTATCGCCCAAACCATCGGCACTCAAGTGCGCCGCCATGAAGTGTTTTCGCGTCTTGGCGGTGATGAATTTGCGATATTAGTGCCCGATTGCAATGAGTTTGAAGTCAGTAAGCTAGCCGAGCGCATTGTCAGCTCCATCTCGCAGATTCCGTTTACGGTTGAAGGCCACGTATTGCGCCCTTCTTCATCGGTGGGCGTGGCGTTGTTCCCCAATCACGCCAGCAACTCACTGGAGCTGGTCGCCCATGCGGATTCGGCCATGTATCAGGCCAAGTCGGCAGGTAAATCCACTTGGCGCATGTATCGCCAGGATGCTGATCCATCCAGATCAGCCATTACCCGGCTTTCATGGAAAGACCGTATTACTGAGGCATTGGAAAACAATGGCTTAGAGCTGCATTTCCAGGGAATTTACTATCCCAGAACCCGTAAACTTGCGCATTTAGAAGCGCTGGTCCGGATGAAGGATATGCAAAAACCTGATGAAATCATTATGCCAGGGCTGTTTATTCCCCATGCAGAAAAAACCGGTAAGATTATTGATATTGATCGCTGGGTGATACGCACCACCATTGAACTGCTCGGCAAAAAAGCCAATATTCCATCTATTGCCATTAATATCTCCGGCCGCTCTTTTGACGAGCCGGAAATGCCGGAATACATCAGTCAGCAGCTCAAGCTGCATAAAGTAAACCCAGCCCGATTATTAGTTGAATTAACCGAAACAGCCGCCGTTTCAGACATCCGCGATGCAGAGCGTTTTATTGATGCATTGCGCGCCACCGGCTGCACCGTATGCCTTGATGACTTTGGTACGGGTTTTGCGTCCTTTGCCTATTTAAAACAGCTGAAAGCCGACGTGCTTAAAATTGACGGCTTTTTTATTAAAGACTTAATCAGCGATCACGACAGCCAGGTCTTTGTGCGCGGCATGGTGAGTATGGCCCATGAAATGGGCAAAACAACCATTGCCGAGTTTGTAGAAAACGAAGCCATTTTTAATATGCTGATTGAATTGGGAATTGATCAGGTGCAAGGCTATTACCTGGATAAACCGATGAAAGATCATCCGGGATTGAATATTATTTAA
- a CDS encoding TetR/AcrR family transcriptional regulator, with protein MLCKRWTRRKEARPQEILEAALGLFVSKGFAATKMTDIAKAAGVTSGTPYIYFAGKEEIFEAVMRKILLPQLTIGHELLASFQGSSADLLQAMLKTWWQAMGESQLSAFPKLMIAEGSNFPQIAKIYREEFVTPGNKILRHILERGMASGEFKVADIDYAIEVISSPIIVAMLMKHSLINCLPDTLEPERFLKTTIDLLLNGLLASPKDQAHE; from the coding sequence ATGTTATGTAAACGCTGGACCCGTAGGAAAGAAGCCCGCCCGCAGGAAATTTTAGAAGCGGCATTGGGGCTGTTTGTCAGCAAAGGTTTTGCCGCAACTAAAATGACAGATATTGCAAAAGCGGCAGGTGTAACCAGTGGCACGCCATATATTTACTTTGCAGGCAAAGAAGAGATATTCGAAGCGGTAATGCGTAAGATATTATTACCTCAGCTTACTATTGGCCATGAGTTGCTTGCAAGCTTTCAAGGCAGTTCGGCCGACTTACTTCAGGCCATGCTTAAAACATGGTGGCAGGCGATGGGGGAAAGCCAGCTTTCCGCTTTTCCTAAACTGATGATTGCAGAGGGCAGCAACTTCCCTCAAATCGCCAAAATATACCGGGAAGAATTTGTCACCCCCGGCAATAAAATTTTGCGCCACATTCTGGAGCGTGGAATGGCCAGTGGCGAATTCAAAGTAGCCGATATTGATTACGCCATCGAGGTGATTTCATCCCCTATTATCGTTGCCATGCTGATGAAACACTCACTCATCAACTGCCTGCCTGACACTTTAGAACCCGAAAGATTTCTGAAAACCACAATTGACCTCCTCCTTAACGGCCTGCTGGCCTCACCCAAGGATCAAGCACATGAATAA
- a CDS encoding efflux RND transporter periplasmic adaptor subunit, with protein sequence MNKAIPLLLMSAALLSACKEEAKPQEEVRPVRTITLATSAANSHAEFSGELHARQESALGFRIPGKLISRLVDIGAEVKTGTPLARIDAQDMVLNAAAAKAQTESAQSQLDQLKLDLSRSQELLAKKFVSQADVDRRQTAVIAAQKQLVQAQSQQQVAQNQAGYTTLLATSDGVITATLAEPGQVLAAGQPVVQLAKAGEKEVFIDLPEARSMDLKPGQKTEISFWALPGKTFNGKVREVSPAADPLSRTYRAKVSLENPSAEIRLGMSATVKSSQNSHTENTSTLPLTAIYGKNKEQRVWLVENKRVKSKPIEAQIDAQHKNNEQVQVKGLKAGDVVVTAGVHLLREGQAVRLLPAQGE encoded by the coding sequence ATGAATAAAGCAATTCCGCTGCTGCTAATGAGTGCAGCACTCTTAAGCGCCTGCAAGGAAGAAGCCAAGCCTCAGGAAGAAGTTCGCCCCGTCCGTACCATTACCCTCGCCACCAGCGCTGCAAACAGCCATGCGGAGTTCTCTGGTGAGCTGCATGCCCGCCAAGAAAGCGCCCTTGGGTTTAGGATTCCAGGCAAGCTAATCAGCCGTTTAGTCGATATTGGTGCAGAAGTAAAAACGGGCACGCCACTGGCCAGAATTGATGCACAAGATATGGTGCTCAATGCCGCCGCCGCAAAAGCACAAACTGAATCGGCACAAAGCCAGCTCGATCAACTCAAGCTTGACCTTAGCCGCTCACAAGAGCTGCTGGCCAAAAAATTTGTAAGCCAAGCTGATGTCGACCGCCGTCAAACCGCCGTCATAGCCGCGCAAAAACAATTAGTTCAGGCGCAATCACAGCAGCAAGTTGCCCAAAATCAGGCAGGCTATACCACGCTGCTAGCCACCAGCGATGGCGTCATTACGGCCACACTCGCAGAGCCTGGCCAGGTATTGGCAGCCGGGCAGCCAGTCGTGCAACTGGCCAAAGCAGGCGAAAAAGAGGTCTTTATTGATTTGCCAGAAGCCCGCAGCATGGATTTAAAACCCGGCCAAAAAACAGAAATCAGCTTCTGGGCTCTGCCGGGAAAAACCTTTAACGGCAAGGTGCGTGAAGTCTCACCCGCTGCCGATCCGCTTAGCCGTACTTACCGCGCCAAAGTGTCATTAGAAAATCCGTCAGCGGAAATTCGTTTAGGCATGAGCGCCACAGTAAAAAGCAGCCAAAACAGCCATACCGAAAACACAAGCACCCTGCCTCTCACTGCCATCTATGGAAAAAACAAAGAGCAGCGAGTCTGGCTGGTGGAAAACAAGCGTGTAAAAAGCAAGCCGATTGAAGCGCAAATCGATGCTCAGCACAAAAATAATGAGCAAGTTCAGGTGAAGGGGCTAAAAGCAGGTGATGTTGTGGTCACAGCGGGTGTGCACCTCTTGCGTGAAGGGCAAGCAGTCAGACTGCTGCCTGCTCAGGGAGAATAA
- a CDS encoding M3 family metallopeptidase: MEAARQLFAALNRDYLAVHKTKEDLFWDTYMAVSDDHDGFARAEEAYKNFISDPVKLAEVRDALARLKTTDAAELKHGLQGWLALFESNIIDSDEARTLMSQLIAQEAALFAKKRDYVQTHINEKGEREEATQSTLATNMSTNPSEAARKSSFDAMAGLEHWVLENGFLEIVKQRNAFARAQGFPDYFAYKVRKNEQMSVEELFAILDDFELRTREANQRGLQELAQQHGKNALLPWNFRYTISGDVARQMDPYLPFAKGLERWVESFRKLGISYRGATMQLDLLERKGKYQNGFCHGPIPSFFEADGRWVAGQINFTAEAKPDQVGSGARAINTLFHEGGHAAHFANVTQNSPCFSQEFAPTSMAYAETQSMFCDSLLEDADWLKRYAKNAAGEAVPDDLIKARIEKSQPFAALNERNILVVPYFERALYLLSDSDLTAENALALARKFEMQILGFELAGRPLLAIPHLLNQESAAAYHGYLLANMAVYQTRAFFEREYGYLTDNPEIGPLLAKHYWAPGNSINHNATLVSLTGEAFNAKYLADACNQTVEAAWADALAQINSAASRVYPESPLNNLDAHIRIVHGAELLADNTQSDTQMFADFERVVSERYGV; encoded by the coding sequence TTGGAAGCAGCACGTCAGCTATTTGCCGCACTCAATCGCGATTATCTTGCCGTTCATAAAACCAAAGAAGATTTGTTTTGGGATACCTATATGGCCGTTTCTGACGACCATGATGGCTTTGCTAGGGCAGAAGAAGCGTATAAGAATTTTATTTCTGATCCGGTAAAGCTGGCTGAAGTGCGTGATGCACTGGCACGTTTAAAAACGACCGATGCTGCTGAGCTGAAGCATGGCCTGCAAGGCTGGCTGGCATTGTTTGAAAGCAATATTATCGATAGCGATGAAGCACGCACTTTAATGAGCCAGCTGATTGCTCAGGAAGCCGCATTATTTGCGAAAAAGCGCGATTATGTGCAAACGCATATCAACGAGAAAGGCGAGCGCGAGGAGGCCACACAAAGCACGCTGGCGACCAATATGTCGACTAATCCATCTGAAGCGGCGCGTAAAAGCTCGTTTGATGCAATGGCAGGGCTTGAGCACTGGGTGCTGGAAAACGGCTTTTTAGAGATTGTGAAGCAGCGCAATGCCTTTGCCCGTGCACAGGGTTTTCCTGATTATTTTGCGTATAAAGTGCGTAAGAATGAGCAGATGTCGGTTGAAGAATTATTTGCCATTCTGGATGATTTTGAACTGCGTACCCGCGAAGCCAATCAGCGTGGCTTACAGGAGCTGGCACAGCAGCATGGTAAAAACGCGCTGTTGCCTTGGAATTTCCGTTACACCATCAGTGGTGATGTTGCCCGTCAGATGGATCCTTACCTGCCTTTTGCGAAAGGGCTTGAGCGCTGGGTAGAAAGCTTTCGCAAGCTGGGTATCTCTTACCGTGGTGCTACCATGCAGTTGGATTTGCTGGAGCGTAAGGGTAAGTACCAAAATGGCTTTTGCCATGGCCCGATTCCATCTTTTTTTGAAGCGGATGGCCGTTGGGTAGCCGGGCAGATTAACTTTACAGCCGAAGCCAAACCCGATCAGGTAGGGAGCGGTGCCCGCGCAATCAATACGCTGTTCCACGAAGGTGGTCATGCGGCACACTTTGCCAATGTGACACAAAATTCACCTTGTTTTTCACAAGAATTCGCACCGACTTCCATGGCATATGCTGAAACGCAATCCATGTTTTGCGACAGCCTGCTGGAAGATGCAGACTGGCTGAAGCGCTACGCTAAAAATGCGGCTGGTGAAGCCGTACCGGATGATTTGATTAAAGCGCGAATCGAAAAAAGCCAGCCCTTTGCTGCGCTGAACGAGCGCAATATTCTGGTCGTGCCTTATTTTGAACGCGCCTTGTATCTGCTCAGCGATAGCGATCTGACCGCAGAGAATGCGCTGGCATTGGCGCGTAAGTTTGAAATGCAAATCTTGGGCTTTGAGCTGGCTGGCCGACCACTCTTGGCGATTCCTCATCTGTTAAACCAGGAATCTGCAGCGGCTTATCACGGCTATTTACTGGCCAATATGGCGGTTTATCAGACCCGCGCATTCTTTGAGCGTGAGTATGGCTATCTTACCGATAACCCTGAAATTGGCCCCTTACTGGCTAAGCATTACTGGGCACCGGGTAACAGCATCAATCACAATGCCACTTTAGTCAGCCTGACGGGTGAAGCTTTTAATGCCAAGTATTTAGCCGATGCATGCAATCAAACGGTGGAAGCGGCATGGGCTGATGCGCTGGCGCAGATTAATTCAGCAGCAAGTCGGGTTTACCCGGAATCACCGCTTAACAATCTGGATGCACATATTCGCATTGTGCACGGTGCGGAGCTATTGGCAGATAACACGCAATCAGACACGCAAATGTTTGCGGACTTTGAGCGTGTGGTGAGCGAGCGTTACGGGGTTTAG
- a CDS encoding pyrimidine 5'-nucleotidase, with protein MKPVWIFDLDNTLHNADLHAFPVINRAMTAYLAHHLQLSEQAATDLRVDYWLRYGATMLGLRRHHPHINPRHFLLLSHPLNELLRIVHPMPGLSVAIRSLPGEKLLFTNGPRHYAMAMLLALGIDDCFSAVVSVEDVDLIPKPQISAYRKLLARFKLDPRRCILVEDTLENLKTAKQLGMKTVWINPRSYGAGVVDLSISKLGDLAKRGRWLYAGK; from the coding sequence ATGAAACCCGTCTGGATTTTTGACCTCGATAACACCTTACACAATGCCGATTTGCATGCTTTCCCGGTGATCAACCGGGCCATGACGGCTTATCTTGCCCACCACTTACAATTGAGTGAGCAGGCGGCTACAGATTTACGTGTTGATTATTGGTTGCGTTATGGAGCGACAATGCTGGGGCTGCGTCGTCACCACCCGCACATTAATCCACGGCATTTTTTGCTTTTATCTCATCCCCTTAATGAGCTGCTGAGAATCGTGCATCCCATGCCTGGTTTATCCGTAGCGATAAGAAGTCTGCCAGGCGAGAAGCTGCTTTTTACAAATGGCCCTCGGCATTACGCGATGGCGATGCTACTGGCGTTGGGAATCGATGATTGTTTCAGTGCCGTGGTGAGCGTAGAAGATGTTGATCTGATTCCCAAGCCGCAGATTTCAGCTTATCGCAAGTTACTTGCACGTTTTAAGCTGGACCCGCGCCGCTGCATTCTGGTGGAAGACACCCTAGAAAATCTTAAAACGGCGAAACAGCTGGGCATGAAAACAGTCTGGATTAACCCGCGCAGCTATGGGGCAGGCGTGGTTGATTTAAGTATTTCCAAGCTGGGCGATCTTGCAAAGCGCGGGCGCTGGCTTTACGCAGGAAAATGA